The proteins below are encoded in one region of Bacillus vallismortis:
- the hisJ gene encoding histidinol-phosphatase HisJ yields MQKRDGHIHTPFCPHGSNDTLRQYAEEALKKGFQSITFTEHAPLPPSFADPTPLKDSAMAHASLERYIEDISLLKKEYRGQIHIQTGLEVDYIAAFEDEITLLLDTYGPYLDDSILSVHFLRAGSSYLCLDYDEHTFKELISACGSIEAVYEKYYRSIYSSIVASLGSYKPKRVGHITLVQKFIKLFPYSMSKQIRGLVSQCLNAIGENGMELDFNTSGLRKTYAGGIYIEDWMINEAKQKKIPLVFGSDAHQAGDVGYAYETFVKQAN; encoded by the coding sequence ATGCAAAAGCGAGACGGGCATATTCACACACCATTTTGCCCTCACGGCTCAAACGACACACTCAGACAATATGCAGAAGAAGCCTTAAAAAAAGGCTTTCAATCGATTACTTTTACAGAACACGCCCCATTGCCGCCCTCTTTTGCTGATCCGACGCCGCTGAAAGACAGCGCGATGGCGCACGCTTCTTTGGAACGCTATATCGAGGACATTTCTTTATTAAAAAAAGAATATCGCGGACAGATTCATATACAGACGGGGCTTGAGGTCGATTATATTGCCGCATTTGAAGATGAAATCACATTATTACTGGACACATACGGTCCATATTTAGATGACAGCATTTTATCCGTTCATTTTTTGCGCGCAGGTTCTTCCTATCTGTGCCTTGATTATGATGAACATACCTTTAAAGAGCTGATTTCAGCCTGCGGAAGCATTGAAGCTGTATACGAGAAATATTACCGCAGCATCTATTCTTCCATTGTAGCATCTCTCGGCAGCTATAAGCCAAAAAGAGTCGGTCACATCACACTCGTCCAAAAATTCATCAAGCTGTTTCCATACAGCATGTCTAAACAGATTCGCGGACTCGTTTCTCAGTGCCTGAATGCCATTGGAGAAAACGGAATGGAGCTCGACTTCAATACTTCCGGCTTACGAAAAACGTATGCAGGCGGCATTTATATCGAGGATTGGATGATAAATGAAGCGAAGCAAAAGAAGATCCCGCTTGTGTTCGGGTCTGATGCCCATCAAGCGGGAGATGTCGGATACGCTTATGAGACGTTTGTGAAGCAGGCTAATTGA
- the brnQ gene encoding branched-chain amino acid transport system II carrier protein has product MKSSLSAKETIAIGLMLFALFFGAGNMIFPPELGQAAGEHVWKAMTGFLVTGVGLPLLGVVAVALTGTDAKGLADKAHPVFGTIFTVVLYLTIGPLFAIPRTGTVSYEIAAVPFVDGMPAWLTLLLFTLAFFAVTYYLALNPTKLVDRIGKVLTPILLAVIAILVIKSIVTPMGDIQSPHEAYASGSVFKGFLEGYKTMDALASIVFGIVVVNAVKDRGITNRKSVASVCIKAGLVAAAGLGLVYVSLAYLGATSTESIGLLGAGSKILSASSQHLFGSLGNIILGVAILFACLTTSIGLVSSCGNYFSKLVPSLSYKAVVTIVTVFSFIISNFGLSNIILFSVPILSAIYPLAIVIILLSFIEKSFNGRREVYILCLIATGIFSIIDGLNAASIPLGSLNKVLGQSLPLYSLGFGWVLPAIIGGIAGYLISLIGSNKKPADNK; this is encoded by the coding sequence ATGAAATCATCACTCTCAGCCAAGGAAACGATCGCCATCGGGCTTATGCTTTTCGCTTTGTTCTTTGGCGCAGGAAATATGATATTTCCGCCGGAACTTGGACAAGCGGCCGGTGAACATGTTTGGAAAGCGATGACAGGGTTTCTCGTGACGGGTGTCGGCCTGCCGCTTTTAGGCGTTGTGGCTGTAGCATTAACAGGTACGGATGCCAAGGGCCTTGCTGATAAAGCACACCCCGTCTTTGGAACTATTTTTACAGTCGTTCTTTATTTAACAATCGGACCGCTGTTTGCGATTCCGCGAACAGGCACTGTCTCTTATGAAATTGCGGCTGTACCTTTTGTAGACGGCATGCCGGCATGGCTCACACTTCTGCTGTTTACGCTCGCTTTCTTTGCTGTTACGTACTATCTGGCTTTAAATCCTACAAAGCTTGTTGACCGGATCGGTAAGGTATTAACACCTATTTTGCTTGCTGTTATTGCCATTTTAGTCATTAAAAGCATTGTGACACCAATGGGAGACATTCAGTCGCCTCATGAAGCGTATGCTTCCGGATCAGTGTTTAAAGGATTTTTAGAAGGCTATAAAACAATGGATGCACTTGCTTCTATTGTGTTCGGAATTGTCGTTGTCAATGCCGTTAAGGACAGAGGCATCACCAATCGCAAATCAGTTGCTTCCGTATGTATTAAAGCGGGACTTGTTGCAGCAGCAGGACTCGGTCTTGTTTACGTTTCACTCGCCTATTTAGGAGCAACAAGCACAGAATCTATCGGACTGCTTGGTGCGGGCAGCAAAATTTTATCAGCATCATCACAGCATCTGTTCGGATCTTTGGGAAATATCATTTTAGGTGTCGCAATCCTATTCGCGTGTTTGACAACAAGTATCGGCCTTGTCTCTTCATGCGGAAATTACTTCTCAAAACTGGTTCCTTCTTTATCTTATAAAGCTGTTGTAACGATTGTCACTGTGTTCAGTTTTATTATTTCTAACTTTGGGCTGTCAAATATCATTTTATTCTCAGTTCCTATTTTATCAGCTATTTATCCATTAGCAATTGTTATCATTTTGCTTTCGTTTATTGAAAAATCATTTAATGGCAGACGTGAAGTATATATTCTTTGCTTGATCGCCACTGGTATTTTTAGTATTATCGACGGCCTGAATGCCGCGAGCATTCCGCTCGGTTCTTTAAATAAAGTTCTCGGTCAATCGCTGCCGCTTTACAGTCTAGGATTCGGCTGGGTCCTTCCTGCTATCATTGGAGGCATTGCCGGTTATCTGATTTCACTTATTGGTTCAAATAAAAAACCAGCCGATAACAAATAG
- a CDS encoding cysteine desulfurase family protein gives MLYLDNSSTTKPYDEVLDTYEQTSRRYFGNPSSLHRYGAETEQLLQAAKHQIKRALGLKNYDIVFASGATEANNLALKGAALSKIKAGKHIIATSIEHPSVTESLEQLTELFGFDVTYLSVNEDGFVSIEELKQAIRPDTVLVSMMHVNNEVGSVQPIEEAGKVLKEHPNILFHVDYVQGIYKVPLAIEKAGIDLCSISGHKFHGLKGTGALIVKEGTRLIPLITGGSQQKGIRAGTEHIAGAVSLAKAINLAAADFETRLDTMAAAKELFMIKLSETEGVVVNTPQINSAPHIINFSVPGIKAEVLLHMLEEQDIFVSTTSACSAKEHKPSKVLLQMGKGEQIAGSSIRISLNYSQTSDVAEPFMSALRPGIKKLKKMMR, from the coding sequence ATGTTATATTTAGACAATAGTTCAACGACTAAACCTTACGATGAAGTCTTAGACACATATGAACAAACAAGCAGACGATACTTTGGGAATCCTTCATCTTTGCACCGGTATGGAGCTGAAACGGAACAGCTGCTTCAGGCAGCTAAACATCAGATAAAAAGAGCCTTAGGCCTAAAGAATTATGATATTGTCTTTGCGTCAGGCGCTACAGAAGCTAATAACTTGGCTTTAAAAGGAGCCGCTTTGTCAAAAATAAAAGCAGGCAAGCATATCATTGCCACTTCGATCGAGCATCCATCTGTTACGGAATCATTAGAACAGCTGACAGAGTTATTCGGATTTGACGTCACTTATCTTTCAGTGAACGAAGACGGATTTGTCTCAATTGAAGAACTGAAACAAGCTATACGCCCCGATACAGTGCTTGTCAGCATGATGCATGTGAACAATGAAGTCGGTTCCGTACAGCCGATTGAAGAAGCGGGTAAAGTGCTGAAAGAGCACCCGAACATTTTGTTTCACGTCGATTATGTGCAGGGCATCTATAAAGTGCCATTGGCTATTGAAAAGGCCGGCATTGATCTTTGTTCGATTTCCGGGCATAAATTTCACGGCCTAAAAGGGACAGGCGCGCTTATCGTAAAAGAAGGAACACGCTTGATTCCGTTGATCACAGGGGGCTCCCAGCAAAAAGGCATACGGGCCGGAACGGAGCATATTGCGGGCGCGGTTTCGCTTGCCAAAGCCATTAATCTTGCCGCTGCTGATTTTGAAACACGCCTTGACACGATGGCAGCCGCAAAGGAATTGTTTATGATAAAGCTGAGTGAGACCGAAGGCGTTGTGGTCAACACGCCACAAATAAATAGTGCGCCGCACATTATTAATTTCTCTGTTCCGGGGATTAAAGCAGAGGTGCTTTTGCACATGCTTGAAGAACAGGATATATTCGTCTCAACCACTTCGGCCTGCTCGGCAAAAGAGCATAAGCCCAGCAAGGTTCTCCTGCAGATGGGCAAGGGAGAGCAAATTGCCGGCAGCAGCATCAGAATCAGCTTAAACTACAGCCAGACAAGCGATGTGGCAGAACCGTTTATGAGCGCGCTCCGTCCTGGCATCAAAAAATTAAAGAAAATGATGAGGTAG
- the ezrA gene encoding septation ring formation regulator EzrA, translating to MEFVIGLLIVLLALFAAGYFFRKKIYAEIDRLESWKIEILNRSIVEEMSKIKHLKMTGQTEEFFEKWREEWDEIVTAHMPKVEELLYDAEENADKYRFKKANQVLVHIDDLLTAAESNIEKILREISDLVTSEEKSREEIEQVRERYSKSRKNLLAYSHLYGELYDSLEKDLDEIWSGIKQYEEETEGGNYITARKVLLEQDRNLERLQSYIDDVPKLLADCKQTVPGQIAKLKDGYREMKEKGYKLEHIQLDKELESLSNQLKRAEHVLLTELDIDEASAILQLIDENIQSVYQQLEGEVEAGQSVLSKMPELIIAYDKLKEEEGQTKAETELVKESYRLTAGELGKQQAFEKRLEEIGKLLSSVKDKLDAEHVAYSLIVEEVASIEKQIEEVKKEHAEYREKLQALRKEELQARETLSNLKKTISETARLLKTSNIPGIPSHLQEMLENAYHHIQETVSQLNELPLNMEEAGAHLKQAEDIVNRASRESEELVEQVILIEKIIQFGNRFRSQNHILSEQLKEAERRFYEFDYNEAYEIAAAAVEKASPGAVQKIESQKKKEHQYQ from the coding sequence ATGGAGTTTGTCATTGGATTATTAATTGTACTGCTTGCCCTGTTTGCGGCGGGCTACTTTTTCAGGAAAAAAATCTACGCCGAAATCGACCGGCTGGAATCGTGGAAGATTGAAATTCTAAACCGGTCGATTGTGGAAGAAATGTCCAAAATTAAACATTTAAAAATGACGGGTCAGACAGAAGAGTTCTTTGAAAAGTGGCGTGAAGAATGGGATGAGATTGTCACAGCCCACATGCCGAAAGTGGAAGAGCTCCTTTATGATGCCGAGGAAAATGCAGACAAATACCGGTTTAAAAAGGCCAATCAAGTGCTCGTTCATATCGACGACTTGCTGACGGCGGCGGAATCGAATATTGAAAAGATTCTGCGGGAAATCAGCGACCTTGTCACAAGTGAGGAAAAGAGCCGCGAAGAGATTGAGCAGGTGAGAGAGCGTTATTCAAAATCGCGGAAAAACCTGCTGGCATACAGCCATCTTTACGGGGAGCTTTATGACAGCCTTGAAAAGGATCTTGACGAGATTTGGAGCGGAATCAAACAATATGAAGAAGAAACAGAAGGCGGAAACTATATTACCGCACGAAAAGTTCTGCTTGAGCAGGACCGCAATCTTGAACGGCTTCAGTCATATATAGATGACGTGCCTAAGCTGCTGGCTGACTGCAAGCAGACGGTGCCCGGCCAGATTGCAAAGCTCAAGGACGGTTATCGCGAAATGAAGGAGAAAGGCTATAAGCTTGAGCATATCCAGCTTGATAAGGAGTTAGAAAGTCTGTCAAATCAGTTGAAACGGGCGGAACATGTCTTGTTGACTGAGCTGGATATTGATGAAGCGTCCGCAATTCTGCAGCTCATTGACGAAAATATTCAATCTGTTTATCAGCAGCTGGAAGGTGAAGTCGAAGCCGGCCAATCTGTGCTAAGCAAAATGCCTGAATTGATCATTGCTTATGACAAGCTGAAAGAAGAGGAAGGGCAGACCAAGGCGGAAACTGAGCTGGTGAAGGAAAGCTACAGACTGACAGCTGGCGAGCTCGGCAAACAGCAGGCTTTTGAAAAACGCCTTGAGGAAATTGGCAAGCTGCTCTCATCCGTTAAAGATAAGCTCGATGCAGAGCATGTCGCCTACTCGCTTATAGTAGAAGAAGTTGCTTCAATAGAGAAGCAGATTGAAGAAGTGAAAAAAGAGCATGCTGAATACCGTGAAAAGCTGCAAGCGCTGAGAAAAGAGGAGCTTCAGGCGAGAGAGACGCTCAGCAATTTGAAGAAAACAATTTCTGAGACAGCAAGATTGCTGAAGACAAGCAATATTCCAGGCATTCCGAGTCATCTTCAAGAGATGCTGGAAAACGCGTATCATCACATTCAAGAAACAGTCAGCCAACTAAACGAACTTCCATTAAATATGGAAGAAGCCGGAGCCCATTTGAAGCAAGCGGAAGATATCGTCAACAGGGCAAGCCGGGAATCGGAGGAACTTGTCGAGCAGGTGATCCTCATTGAAAAGATCATTCAGTTCGGAAACCGGTTCAGAAGCCAGAATCATATTTTATCTGAACAGCTGAAAGAAGCGGAAAGACGTTTTTATGAATTTGATTACAATGAAGCGTATGAAATTGCAGCAGCCGCAGTTGAAAAAGCTTCTCCCGGTGCTGTTCAAAAAATAGAATCACAAAAGAAAAAAGAGCATCAATATCAATAA